One Pseudophryne corroboree isolate aPseCor3 chromosome 3 unlocalized genomic scaffold, aPseCor3.hap2 SUPER_3_unloc_27, whole genome shotgun sequence genomic window carries:
- the LOC134983866 gene encoding retinitis pigmentosa 1-like 1 protein → MMENHQPLTSLDGPSNRDTPERCPRPLYYQDCTEENHRIPQEDQVELLSDIKTEHTEGEETYVTDIKAEDTEGEEETYVTDIKAEDIEGEEETYVTDIKAEDIEGEEETYVTDIKAEDIEGEEETYVTDIKAEDIEEEEETYVTDIKAEDIEGEEETYVTDMKAEDIEGEEETYVTDIKAEDTEGEEETHVTDIKAEDIEGEEETYVTDIKADDIEGEEETYVTDIKAEDIEGEEKTYVTDIKAEDTEGEEETYVTDMKAEDIEGEEETYVNDIKAEDIEGEEETYVTDIKAEDIEGEEETYVTDIKAEDIEGEEETYVTDMKVEDIEGEEETYVNDIKAEDIEGEEETYVTDINAEDIEGEEETYVTDIKAEDIEGEEETYVTDIKAEDIEGEEETYVRGDQQCKEEEIPTDISQRLFLAPEKVTAVDTPLAQQSSCVFTFGHASIWIHGLQLPHGEVRPVPLQASTTPDPDLDEWTTTSVQVPDDNPLSEGQTVSSLMAPDGTSEQGATLMDPGLGTAYHGCQSPDGAQ, encoded by the exons atgatggagaatcaccagcccctcacatcactgg atggtcccagtaacagagataccccagagagatgtccccgtcctctgtattaccaggattgtacagaggagaatcacaggataccacaggaggatcag gtagaacttctgtctgatattaaaacagaacatACAGAGggtgaagagacgtatgtgactgatataaaggcagaagatacagagggagaagaagagacgtatgtgactgatataaaggcagaagatatagagggagaagaagagacgtatgtgactgatataaaggcagaagatatagagggagaagaagagacatatgtgactgatataaaggcagaagatatagagggagaagaagagacgtatgtgactgatataaaggcagaagatatagaggaagaagaagagacgtatgtgactgatataaaggcagaagatatagagggagaagaagagacgtatgtgactgatatgaaggcagaagatatagagggagaagaagagacgtatgtgactgatataaaggcagaagatacagagggagaagaagagacgcatgtgactgatataaaggcagaagatatagagggagaagaagagacgtatgtgactgatataaaggcagatgatatagagggagaagaagagacgtatgtgactgatataaaggcagaagatatagagggagaagaaaagacgtatgtgactgatataaaggcagaagatacagaaggagaagaagagacgtatgtgactgatatgaaggcagaagatatagagggagaagaagagacgtatgtgaatgatataaaggcagaagatatagagggagaagaagagacgtatgtgactgatataaaggcagaagatatagagggagaagaagagacgtatgtgactgatataaaggcagaagatatagaaggagaagaagagacgtatgtgactgatatgaaggtagaagatatagagggagaagaagagacgtatgtgaatgatataaaggcagaagatatagagggagaagaagagacgtatgtgactgatataaatgcagaagatatagagggagaagaagagacgtatgtgactgatataaaggcagaagatatagagggagaagaagagacgtatgtgactgatataaaggcagaagatatagagggagaagaagagacgtatgtgaggggtgatcagcagtgtaaggaggaggagatccctacagatatca GCCAGAGGCTCTTCCTGGCCCCGGAAAAAGTTACAGCAGTGGATACACCACTTGCTCAGCAGTCATCATGTGTCTTTACATTCGGCCATGCAAGCATTTGGATCCATGGTCTCCAGCTTCCACATGGTGAAGTACGCCCAGttccactccaggcctctacaACACCTGATCCTGACCTGGATGAATGGACAACCACATCAGTTCAGGTCCCAGACGATAATCCTCTCTCAGAAGGTCAGACTGTCTCTAGTCTGATGGCTCCAGACGGCACATCTGAACAAGGAGCGACCCTTATGGATCCTGGATTGGGTACTGcttaccacggatgccagtctccagatGGGGCACAGTAA
- the LOC134983861 gene encoding oocyte zinc finger protein XlCOF6.1-like, with product MLSPDCDIKDNDSRQDSPGDNPITPHPALSADPSDPGKCSPDHSDIGAFVTALTVDIEFPCSIDAKCFTQHTNLITHQPAKTGEKPFPCSECGKCFTLKSNLVTHQRTHTGEKPFSCSECGKCFTQSSNMIKHQRTHTGEKPFSCSECGKCFLSKLNLITHQGTHTGENPFPCSECGKCFLSKAHLVSHQRTHTGEKPFSCSECGKCFLRKTNLITHLRSHTGEKPFSCSECGKCFLRKSNLITHQRSHTGEKPFSCSECGKCFLSKSNLIAHQRSHTGENPFPCSECGKSFLCKAHLVSHQRSHTGEKPFSCSECGKCFISKSNLITHQRSHTGEKPFPCSECGKCFLRKAHLVSHQRTHTGEKPFSCSECGKCFISKSNLITHQRSHTGEKPFPCSECGKGFLIKAHLVRHQRTHTVGKLSHSLSVGNKTALVEHRHYPSEEPF from the coding sequence atgttatccccggattgtgacataaaagataatgatagtagacaggattctccaggagataaccccattaccccacatccagctctatcagctgatccctctgatcctgggaaatgttctcctgatcactctgatattggtgcatttgttacagctctgacagtagatatagagtttccctgttctatagatgccaaatgttttacacagcacACAAACCTTATTACTCATCAGCCTGCTaagacaggtgagaagccatttccatgttctgagtgtgggaaatgttttacactgaaatcaaatcttgttacgcatcagagaactcacacaggtgagaagccattttcctgttctgaatgTGGTAAATGTTTTACACAGAGCTCAAATATgattaaacatcagagaactcatacaggcgagaagccattttcctgttctgagtgtgggaaatgttttttaagtaaattgaatcttattacacatcagggtactcacacaggagagaatccatttccatgttctgagtgtgggaaatgttttttaagtaaagcacatctagtttcacatcagagaactcacacaggtgagaagccattttcctgttctgagtgtgggaaatgttttttaagaAAAACAAATCTTATTACACatctgagaagtcacacaggtgagaagccattttcctgttctgagtgtggaaaatgttttttaagaaaatcgaatcttattacacatcagagaagtcacacaggtgagaagccattttcctgttctgaatgtgggaaatgttttttaagtaaatcAAATCttattgcacatcagagaagtcacacaggtgagaatccatttccatgttctgagtgtgggaaatctttttTATGTAAAGCACATCTAgtttcacatcagagaagtcacacaggtgagaagccattttcctgttctgagtgtgggaaatgttttataagtAAATcaaatcttattacacatcagagaagtcacacaggtgagaagccatttccatgttctgagtgtgggaaatgttttttaagaAAAGCACATCTAGTTTCACATCAgagaacacacacaggtgagaagccattttcctgttctgagtgtgggaaatgttttataagtAAATcaaatcttattacacatcagagaagtcacacaggtgagaaaccatttccatgttctgagtgtgggaaaggttttttaattaaagcacatcttgttagacatcagagaactcacacagttgGGAAGCTGTCCCAttccctgagtgtgggaaataaaaCAGCTCTTGTTGAACACAGACATTATCcaagtgaggaaccattttaa